A window of Campylobacter cuniculorum DSM 23162 = LMG 24588 contains these coding sequences:
- a CDS encoding RluA family pseudouridine synthase, producing MPYIKIKLSNNGKKAFQTLKDALKISMNEAQKLIDKKRLFCDGKLVEKKNEILKGCVELIVYKNEPKGVEIVFENQDFAILEKESGVLSHPNGRHCQYSLCDEIWHLWGKNACVAHRLDKETSGLILIAKNKNSQSSLKKMFENKEIQKEYLALVFGQTQDEFRVNEAINLNNDYENFKMRMQICKEGKEAITEFKKLDFWKEFNASLLLCKPLTGRQHQIRLHLFHMKHKILGEYLYGLEKQEIESILDHMLSKEERVKLTGASRLLLHSQRLKFRFKNENFDISSKKDIKQEFLQSLKIAHKNFKN from the coding sequence TTGCCTTATATAAAAATTAAATTATCAAATAATGGAAAAAAGGCATTTCAAACGCTTAAGGATGCATTAAAAATTTCTATGAATGAGGCACAAAAACTTATTGATAAAAAAAGACTTTTTTGCGATGGAAAATTGGTTGAAAAAAAGAATGAAATTTTAAAAGGTTGTGTTGAACTCATTGTTTATAAAAATGAACCAAAAGGGGTTGAAATTGTCTTTGAAAACCAAGATTTTGCCATACTTGAAAAAGAAAGTGGGGTCTTAAGCCATCCTAATGGCAGACATTGTCAATATAGTCTTTGTGATGAAATTTGGCATCTGTGGGGCAAAAATGCTTGTGTGGCTCATAGGTTAGATAAAGAGACAAGCGGACTTATTCTTATCGCTAAAAATAAAAATTCTCAAAGCTCTTTAAAGAAAATGTTTGAAAACAAGGAAATTCAAAAAGAATATCTTGCCTTAGTTTTCGGGCAAACTCAAGATGAATTTAGGGTCAATGAGGCTATAAATTTAAATAATGATTATGAAAATTTTAAGATGAGAATGCAAATTTGTAAAGAGGGTAAAGAAGCGATCACTGAATTTAAAAAGCTTGATTTTTGGAAAGAATTTAACGCTTCTTTATTACTCTGCAAACCTTTAACAGGAAGACAACACCAAATTCGTTTGCATTTGTTTCATATGAAACATAAAATTTTAGGCGAGTATTTATATGGTTTAGAAAAACAAGAAATTGAAAGTATTTTAGACCATATGCTAAGTAAAGAAGAAAGAGTAAAACTTACAGGTGCTTCGAGATTGCTTTTGCATTCTCAAAGACTTAAATTTAGATTTAAAAATGAAAATTTTGATATTAGTTCTAAAAAAGACATCAAACAAGAATTTTTGCAAAGCTTAAAAATTGCACATAAAAACTTTAAAAATTAA
- a CDS encoding glycosyltransferase family 9 protein codes for MGGHLSVGIFASHGIGDALILLKTCLAIKAIYKANVIFFGSKVQKQLIENFDFIDKFESNENYRDDPQVLETINSYRLDFIITLIAENSTIRFLKDTNVKCIIVRNKLPSVFSSKCKVVWHSFIRKFSPCNLETEMLYHFARKINPKLFDARIKNLSLDVMIEPKEWHKKRVEDFLNKHALSDFIVINPFCVSTKYKLEIKDFLVLIQKIHQKHPKLSVVIPTFSAVHTDFIKEFEAFDKKLLSEIVIFENNAELLNLCALLKRTKLLISLSTGAIHLASNLKIPSIGLFSVFDTIFWETFNKDYVLLTKQREQMSDEETHKIIDEVLEKLEKYI; via the coding sequence ATGGGGGGGCATTTAAGTGTAGGGATTTTTGCCTCTCATGGAATAGGCGATGCCCTCATTCTTCTTAAAACCTGTCTTGCCATCAAAGCGATTTATAAAGCCAATGTTATATTTTTTGGCTCTAAAGTTCAAAAACAATTGATTGAAAATTTTGATTTCATTGATAAGTTTGAATCCAATGAAAATTACAGAGATGATCCTCAAGTTTTAGAGACGATTAACTCTTATCGCTTGGATTTTATCATCACTCTTATTGCAGAAAATTCCACAATCAGATTCTTAAAGGACACAAATGTAAAATGCATTATCGTAAGAAATAAACTTCCATCTGTATTTTCCTCTAAATGCAAGGTTGTTTGGCATAGTTTTATAAGGAAATTTTCCCCGTGCAATCTTGAAACAGAAATGCTCTATCATTTCGCAAGGAAAATCAATCCAAAGCTTTTTGACGCTCGCATTAAAAATCTCTCTTTAGATGTTATGATAGAGCCTAAAGAGTGGCATAAAAAGAGAGTTGAGGATTTTTTAAACAAACATGCTCTTAGCGATTTCATAGTGATTAATCCCTTTTGCGTCTCCACAAAATATAAGCTTGAGATTAAAGACTTTCTTGTTTTAATCCAAAAGATTCATCAAAAACATCCAAAACTCTCCGTTGTTATCCCAACTTTTAGTGCTGTGCATACGGATTTTATCAAGGAGTTTGAAGCCTTTGATAAGAAACTCTTAAGCGAAATTGTTATTTTTGAAAACAACGCAGAGCTGTTGAATCTGTGCGCATTGCTGAAAAGGACAAAACTTCTGATAAGCCTTAGCACAGGGGCGATACATCTGGCTTCAAATTTAAAAATTCCTAGCATAGGATTGTTTTCTGTGTTTGATACGATATTTTGGGAAACTTTCAATAAAGACTATGTTTTATTAACCAAACAAAGAGAGCAAATGAGCGATGAAGAAACTCACAAAATCATAGATGAAGTCTTAGAAAAGCTTGAAAAATACATCTAA
- the purB gene encoding adenylosuccinate lyase: MVERYSREIMAKKWNLQAKYDAWLKVELAAVKAWNKLGLISDTDCEKIIKNAQFDIKRIDEIEKTTKHDVIAFLTSVSESLGEESRFVHYAMTSSDCIDTAVALQIKESLELILEDLETLLNIIKKRAVEHKKTLMVGRSHGIHGEPISFGLVLALWYDELTHSKDLLLHTKELISYGKISGAMGNFAHAPLEFEEEICKELGLKAAPISNQIIQRDRYAQVISAIAILAASCEKIAVSIRHFQRTEVYEAEEYFSQGQKGSSAMPHKRNPVLSENITGLCRVLRSFVTPALENVALWHERDISHSSVERFILPDSFITADFMLVRLANLIDKLLVYPKNMMKNLNLTGGLVFSGRLLLELPFKGITRENAYKIVQRNAMKVWNDLQNGKAALNSKNESLFLLELLNDKELRQSLSEEDIRKCFDYEYYTKNIDAIFARVFK; this comes from the coding sequence ATGGTTGAAAGATATAGTAGAGAAATTATGGCTAAAAAGTGGAATTTACAAGCTAAATATGATGCTTGGCTCAAAGTAGAACTCGCGGCTGTTAAAGCTTGGAATAAATTAGGGCTTATAAGCGATACAGACTGCGAAAAAATCATAAAAAATGCTCAATTTGATATCAAAAGAATCGACGAGATAGAAAAGACAACAAAACACGATGTCATAGCTTTTTTAACGAGTGTCAGCGAGAGTTTAGGAGAAGAGAGTCGCTTTGTGCATTATGCTATGACAAGCTCTGATTGCATTGATACAGCTGTGGCTTTGCAAATCAAAGAAAGCTTAGAATTGATTTTAGAAGATTTAGAAACACTCTTAAATATTATTAAAAAACGAGCGGTGGAACATAAAAAAACTTTAATGGTCGGTAGGAGTCATGGAATTCATGGCGAACCTATTAGTTTTGGTTTGGTTTTGGCTCTTTGGTATGATGAGCTCACTCATTCTAAAGATTTACTTTTGCATACTAAAGAACTTATAAGTTATGGAAAAATCAGCGGAGCAATGGGAAATTTTGCCCACGCACCTTTGGAATTTGAAGAAGAAATTTGTAAGGAATTAGGCTTAAAAGCTGCTCCAATATCAAATCAAATCATACAAAGAGATCGTTACGCACAAGTTATCTCTGCTATAGCCATTTTAGCCGCAAGTTGTGAAAAAATCGCTGTATCGATAAGGCATTTTCAAAGAACAGAAGTTTATGAAGCTGAAGAATATTTTTCACAGGGGCAAAAAGGAAGCTCTGCAATGCCACATAAAAGAAATCCGGTCTTGAGTGAAAATATCACAGGGCTTTGTAGAGTACTTCGCTCCTTTGTAACACCAGCTTTAGAAAATGTTGCTTTGTGGCATGAAAGGGATATTTCACATTCAAGTGTTGAGAGATTTATTTTGCCCGATTCCTTTATAACAGCCGATTTTATGCTTGTACGTCTTGCAAATTTAATTGACAAGCTTCTTGTTTATCCTAAAAATATGATGAAAAATTTAAATCTTACAGGCGGACTTGTTTTTTCAGGAAGATTGCTTTTAGAACTCCCATTTAAAGGCATAACGCGTGAAAATGCGTATAAAATTGTCCAAAGGAACGCAATGAAAGTTTGGAATGATTTACAAAACGGAAAAGCAGCTCTTAATTCTAAGAATGAAAGCTTGTTTTTGCTTGAACTTTTAAACGATAAAGAATTAAGACAGAGTTTGAGTGAAGAAGACATTAGAAAATGCTTTGATTATGAGTATTATACGAAAAATATTGATGCAATTTTTGCACGAGTTTTTAAATAA